The Toxotes jaculatrix isolate fToxJac2 chromosome 14, fToxJac2.pri, whole genome shotgun sequence genomic interval TAAACTAGGTCACATTTGCATGCACTTTGCACTGTTGCTGCATTTGATGACCCCAAAGCTTTCCAGAGTATAATTAATTTCAAGGGACAAAACTTCACAACATCTTTTCTGTGTACAGCATAATATAATTCTTTATTTAATACTTTGATAAAATGGAGCCTGCATTGGGCCAGAACATGTACACAAAACTCCCACAGTGCATCCTGTCCACATTCCCTTCAACACCCACCCGTCCTTTCCTTTCCGCTCATCCTCCCGTGCTCAGAGCAAAGCCATGGCTATGGAGGTGACGATGGACAGACCGATAACTGTGTAACCGGTGCGGTAGACCTCTGGGATTTTGAAGCCTTTGCCAATGTCCCACCActgaattaaataataataaacaaataaaagagagagagaaggaaggaaatttAGCATAAGCGACATCATCAGTTTATAAATGATGGCAAATGTAATCCATTCTCTATTATAACAGTTAAATaagcaaacatgacaaaaatgaacaatgaacaaATTGCAAAGAGATCTGTCTCCATTCAACAGCTTAAGTCAACACCAAACACAGTGATGGCAACAAATTACCAAAGAATCTCAATTATAATCTCTTatgggggagaaagaaagacaaatattTGCTAGGTCTATGCATTAAATTATTAAAGTCTTACCAAGTGTCGGATGCCGTTATAGGTGTGGTAAGATACGGGGAAGGTGATGCCGAACTTGGCCAACCCAATGAGAAAGGGGCCCACAGACAGCGAGTGGATCAAGTCCAGGTAATATGGGTAATTTCCTGGTAAAACCAGAGCTGCCACCGCAAAGGCTGAGATAGctgaacacagacaaaagcaaTAAGAACGCAAAACTGGgcaaggaatgtgtgtgtgtgtgctggaagGCGTTAAAGACAGATTTGATGATGCATTTTTGATGCATTTGAACAAAAATGAACGTATTAAGGACCAGAATAACTGCTACTTTACttaaagtttaaaattaaaatttaagttttttttttaatatgcataatagcatttaaaaatatgttaaaaaaaaaaaaggaagtaaatACATTTAGATTTCAGATGCTGTGATTAAGCACATGCAATATTTTCATAGACAATTGACACTCACAGTGGGTGACTGTTTATGTCTCAGTGTACGAGTTGGGCTGGCAGTTGAGGGCACTGACCCCATTAACTGAACCCAGCTTTTACATCATGGTACATCAAGGTCAACCGCAGTGATGTACAATGTCCCAGAAACACAGGTCCAACCTTTACACCAGGCAAATGACTAAAAGCTGTTAGCAGTCCGGTGTTGGACTTAATTTTCACATGCAAAGGGTTTAATTGTATTGAACAACTTCTGTTTTATAATGCCAGTAAATGCTCTTAGCAGAAATCAATAGCGATGGACTAAAATGCCCTAAAGACATTTTCAGGGTCAATCAAAAgctgacagaagcagcagaatagcttcacttcacagcttcacaaacaacaaaaggcGCACATATGTACCATCAATTTTTAAGTATCTGATTTGTTTTGAGTAGTTTATGGACAGAACTAACTACAGGAGTAAACAGAAGACTGTTTACTGGTATATCTGTATTCTTTTTGTCatggaggacaaagaaaaaacagatattAGTTACCTCCACTGAGCCCCACACcagttcctctgtgtgtgataGACATCATCATGGGGACGGACCATCTGAAACGCAAAGAAAATGCAACACATTTACTATAATGGTACATACATGTGGCTGAATCACACTGCAAACCACAAGTCGAGGCATTCAACTACCATTAACTTTAACCCcaattttaaaaaactgttttgtggTTGAGGCTAGGCTGTGACTGACCAGTCACATCACTGCAATTTACCACAGACAAAAAGGCACCTCTATTTTTCAGCTTCAagctgcaacacacactgtggttgagacacacaaagcacagctgtgagCCATTCTAGGGAAACACTTTCATAGATTTTGGTGTCTGCATGTATACTTAGAAACGAAGACAGAGAGACTCTGCATTTTACTTTAcgcagaataaaataaaaaaggtggTAGAGACCAGATGACCAATGTTACAAACAGCCAATCCTTAAAACTGCAAATGCCAGAGACAAAGTGCCCAAACACAAAATATCCATAAGAATAATCCAACATGATACAGAAATATTAAGTGCAAAACAATTAGCCAGGAAGGAAACCTTGCGAGAAATTGCAAGGTAGACATACTGAGCAAAAAGGTATTCTTTACTTCAGATTTTAGGATTCTAATAACTGCCCGACAGTACATCAAGGTGCTTATTGCACTacaaaggcataaaaaacggTGGTAATGGTGGATTGTCCTGCTGTTTTATAAGCATTAAAAGAATGAAAAGGCTGCATGATCTGAAAATTGACTTTAACAGTAATGTGATTTTCAGCGTAGATAATGTGCTGCAGTAGTCTTTTAGTGTCTGAAAATATGACACTGAAATCATAAAACATAAGAGGAGCATATGGTTTCACTTCAGCAACTGAGTCACATCCATCCTCGAGATTATTTTCTAAACAACACAGACTACAACCTGTACTGTATGTGGGGGTACAATACATACTGGTAGATGGTGAGATGGGGAGACATGGGTCGGTTTAATTTGGCATTTTTGGCCCAAAACTTGTTCATCTCCTCCTTAGCCGTGGTTCCCATAGGAGCAGCACTGtagtggaaaaagaaagaaagagagagagacagagagagagagagagagagagagagagagagagagagagagagagagagagagagagagagagagagagaaagatctgGCATCTGTGTATCTGCATTATCACTGAGTAGTAGCAGCATTTGTATGTGAAAACAGTGTTCTTGCGCTTGATCTCtctcacaagcacacacacaactcactgTCTGTAGAAGACACTGCACTGTGGCCTGTAGAGAGACACACCCTGACGGCCCAACGTCctaaagacaaaagacaaggagaaaaatgttAGAATTAAGACGTGTGAACAGAGTTTTTACATCTGTGGTCAAATACTGGTGAAGAAAACCATACAAACGCACAGTATCTTGTACACATCAAGTTCAcataatagatttttttttttaataatacgACGGTTCCAAAAAGGGTTTGGGGaaacaaaatatgcaaaaatggATAACAcgagaacaagaaaagaaaaacaagtgttAAGTGAGAAATTAACACGTTAAGCAGAAATCTCATTTCTGGCACCTTTGTTTTTGATACACCATCAACTACACAAAtatcacacaaaaatacaagaaCAGGGATGAGAATATTGCAGTATTTACTCACATCTACAATGAATTcacaatgatttttttctttttactatgAATAATTACAGAAATGATATAAAAGATGCTGTCTACACTAACAGAGAGCAACTGCTACAAAATATACCTGACAACATGATTTCTAAAACACTCTTCAACTTACTATTCTTACGTAGCCAACAAAAAGATATACAGTAATGTTAAAACGTTTTAAGCAAATCTTATCCACCGCCATCTACCATCACCACAAACATACAGCCAGTGTCATAAATAATTATCCTCAGAAACAAGAAGGtcaaggagtcctgcaacagatggtctggcccccacagagccctgatatcaacatcatggagtcagtccgAGATTACacgaagagacagaagacactgagagacTAAGTCCACAGAACTGTAGTtagttctccaagatgcttggaaCGAATCTTTTGGGTGAACGAACTGAATCACTTTCTGAAAGGATCCATTCATTTCTCAGTTCAGTTGAGCCCTCAGTGAGCGAATGTGCAGGGATAGACTGACTCAGTCAGAGAGTGATTCAAGTCATTGATTCGTTCACAGCGATACTCACTGAGAGAGCGAGCAAACGTGATTCGTTCGCAGTGACTGATTCAAGTCACTTCAAGGAGGAATGGGGTGTGTTCAAGGAGATGTAAATTACAACAAGAAATATGAATGATAACTACTTATACATGTCAGCAAAATAGATGCAATGGAAGAACGGAATATGAGTAACTGAGCAAATAAATGGGGAAAAACTTAACAACCTCAGTGGTAGTTAGCGGCTACCGGAGCGCCGGTCAGACACTGAACACTTAATTAACCAACCTTTTTAATGAACTAACTCTGGTGATCTGAGACACCTAAAAGAACTGCTTTGCACATCGCTAACGAACAAACTATTCATGGCATTCCAGTTTTGAGCAATACAGGCAAACCCACGTCGATGTGATCAAGAGGTTAACAGGCGGGGAAGGTGAACTAAATGTCCGTCATGAGGAATAAACTAACTTCTAGGAGAGGTATTAAACACTGGCTTGAAAAGCCTACGGGACGCTGTGCTTATCTTCGAAAACCAACTAAGGTCAATGAAGTGGACAAAGTTCGACAATCATTTGACTTTCCACTTGGTTAAGACTCTGTTCGTTAAGGAACGAGTGTGGCAGCACAACCTATCAGCTAAGTACAAGCTAAACCAGACTGAAACAGATTAAACACTCCTGTTAAGAAACCTAGCAAACTAAGTTTGTGTCAAACAACGTCCATATtaagagtaaaagcagcaaacagAGCAGCGTAAATCCGTCATTAATGATAATCAGAGCCAAAGTCCACTCTCTGCTAGCTTCAAACATACCCGACGACAGCTAGCCTGCTCGCTAATGTCAGCTAGCGCTACATCGCTCCATACTTACGATTCACATGGAAAATAAACCAAAGTGAGAagttacacacagacacgctgACCTCCGCTGTTACGTTATTGTGCTGAAAATGTGTCTATTTCACATTATAACCCCAAACTGTGGTAGAAAAGGCTTTCCCCGAGCACAAACGTTATGTAGCACAGACGTACTGACCTTAGAAGCAACGCCATGTTTGACAAGAAGAGAACGGAAGTGACGGATGTTGTTGTTCCGCCCGATTATGAAGGGCTGTTCTCAGAAGGTCAGAGTCGGTCAGAGTAAGGCGAGGGTGTTGGTCAAAGGCTCTgatttacattttccttttctctcattcACATTTACGAGATTTTTGGTCTTTGTCATGTACATAAAGGTGAACCAGTATGGGAAACTGCTACTCTCTTCTCTTACACTCTCCTATTTCCAACTatgacaaaacaaatacaaaaataagacaaagaattaaaaaaatatctgctttGGTACAATATAAAATtagtattgttgttgtttttatgtagGTATTTATTCATAATGTTTGCATTAGCCAAGTTGATTAATCGATTCCTTATTTTGCtccacaacaaataaataaatggctAGAtagataattaaaataaaatacatgtaacTATTTTGATCGTGCTGTGACATTCATATGCTTTGttcttatttatgtttatgagCTTTTTGGTCTTTTCTATCAGATCACACACCAATCTGTACAGAAATGGTGATTTGATAATTAATAACTGAACTTGTTTTCCAAGCTAACATGCCAAGTACTCACTGGTTCCAGCATCTCAGCTGTGAGGATATTCTTCAGGACTTTTGCTTGTCCAATGGGAATCATTAGGTTTTGGTTCTTTTACTGACTGTTTACATGCCATAGACTAAATGATTCATCAGttcaataatgaaaaatattgTTATTTGCAAGTTAATTTATAGACaaagttgtttgtttgtaaaacGTTCTGTTTTACAAcattatgtttatgtgtgtgtgtgtgggggggggggtgtttttCCATGTCCATGAAGGCTGAGCACATGGActaattaaataaatcaataaacaacAGAAACCAACACTACATAGGTATCACAGATGAAGCAatgcaacacagaaaaaaaatccattgcaAGGAAACAACGCACAAGGATAAGGCAAAGTgagaaaaaccacaaactggaaaaaaacgACTCACCAAATCTAAACTTTTGCAGCTGTATCACAAAACCTAGAGATTCCCCAGAGAAGACGATGGAAAACTCACAAGAAAATCTTtagatggggaggggggggggggggggggctccatTTAAAAACAGGCCCCTCATGTTTAGTGTCATGTAAAACTCCACTCAGTAATAAAATAGTTAACATGTAACTGAGAtaggaagacaaagagaaacatgcAGCAGCACCCATGTTCATTTTCAGCtagaaaaaatgaacagaacaggaattttaaaatactgaaagACGAGacagccatacacacacacaatgaaaaatctacatacacactcattcaGACAACAAAATGGTAGTAAGGTTAATGATGCCCAGAAGCAGCCCTACTCTGGGTTCCCAAAGGCCTTTCCCTGTATTAAAGTTCCATAAAGTAAAGGGAGACACCACAATGGACTCTAAGCAGCCAAGGCTTGGTTTGGTCACGGGAGTTGAAACACATTACTAATTAATTTTCAGAATAGGTTTCACATAGCCTTTGACTTTAGATTTAAAGATTTCTGAACAAGTAGCTCCCACAAAGAGCTGATTCCAGAGCTGAGTAGCTTGGGTGGAAAAAACTTTGCTGCCTGTCAGTTTTTTTCCATGATTATTTTGACAGTAAAGTAATGAGTGTCCAGTGAATAGAAGACAAGAGGGCATGAATAATGGATGATCAGTTCAGGAAAATGTGAGCATTAGTAGAACCTGACAGAAGTCTGATACCAATATTgacattttagtttaaaaatcTGATAGTTTTCACAAGGGTGTAAAAGAATTCCAAGAAATAGCCAAGATTCACAGTATATTAAGCAGGACACTTTACATTTGAAAATTAAACTTGTGAGTGCTCTCCACTGAACAAACACCAACATGGTTTGTAAATTACCTGTCATATCTTTGGCTTTTTGGTACTACACTTTCTTGTAACTCACTCAACGGCATGCTGATACTGATATATATGTCTTCTATTTTCATCTTCTACCAGTTTTAGGTCTAACATTCAAATAATTCAAAAGCAATAAGGAATAATACTGAGCAAAATGGTAACTAAACCAGTGGTCAGTGATATTCtggaatacattttatttggtACATTTCACATGATGAACGATATTTGGTATTCCTTTGTAACCAAACAGGCCACGATACATCACTTTG includes:
- the sdhc gene encoding succinate dehydrogenase cytochrome b560 subunit, mitochondrial — translated: MALLLRTLGRQGVSLYRPQCSVFYRHAAPMGTTAKEEMNKFWAKNAKLNRPMSPHLTIYQWSVPMMMSITHRGTGVGLSGAISAFAVAALVLPGNYPYYLDLIHSLSVGPFLIGLAKFGITFPVSYHTYNGIRHLWWDIGKGFKIPEVYRTGYTVIGLSIVTSIAMALL